In Microvenator marinus, one genomic interval encodes:
- the rph gene encoding ribonuclease PH, with protein MQRHDGRELDELRPLLITTDFTASPASSVLIRCGDTILWCSASIEESVPRWMQREEPGKGWVTAEYMMLPASTTPRSNREGRRGQISGRTQEIQRLIGRSLRAAMNLNKLGPRTITLDCEVLQADGGTRTTAITGAFVALAQACKRLKDQGLIEENPLNFSVAAVSVGVVDGVAMLDLPYVEDVAAAVDMNVVMTGSGRFIEVQGTGEEATYTQEELDSLLVLAKKGIKDLNQIQRAALGEDPFYAPLFE; from the coding sequence ATGCAGAGACACGACGGACGCGAACTCGACGAACTTCGACCCCTACTCATCACCACGGATTTCACGGCGTCCCCGGCGTCCTCCGTACTCATCCGGTGTGGCGACACCATCTTGTGGTGCTCGGCATCGATCGAGGAATCAGTCCCGAGATGGATGCAACGCGAAGAACCCGGCAAAGGCTGGGTGACCGCCGAGTACATGATGCTCCCCGCGTCCACCACACCTCGCTCCAATCGCGAAGGCCGGCGTGGCCAGATCAGTGGCCGTACTCAAGAAATCCAGCGACTCATCGGCCGAAGCCTGCGCGCCGCCATGAACCTCAACAAGCTTGGACCCCGCACCATCACGCTCGATTGCGAAGTCCTCCAAGCCGACGGTGGCACCCGAACCACCGCTATCACCGGCGCGTTCGTCGCCCTGGCACAGGCTTGCAAACGCCTCAAAGATCAGGGCCTGATCGAAGAAAACCCGCTTAACTTCTCGGTCGCAGCGGTCTCGGTAGGTGTTGTCGACGGCGTGGCCATGCTCGACCTCCCTTACGTCGAAGACGTGGCAGCCGCGGTCGATATGAACGTGGTCATGACCGGTTCCGGCCGATTCATCGAAGTTCAGGGAACCGGCGAAGAAGCCACCTATACGCAGGAAGAGCTCGATTCGCTCCTCGTGCTCGCCAAAAAAGGCATCAAGGACCTAAATCAAATCCAACGGGCCGCCCTTGGTGAAGACCCGTTCTACGCCCCACTTTTCGAATGA
- the sthA gene encoding Si-specific NAD(P)(+) transhydrogenase, with product MMYDVVVIGSGPGGEGAAMTAAKAGKKVAIIDRYKEVGGGCVHWGTIPSKVLRHAVMEYVDFRKNPLFQSHIENLNVTFPQLLGAAGRVIEKQSSLRKRFYERNTVRFIDGHARFVDPNTVEVMSDENVIERVTGKKFVIAVGTKPYRPSDVDFKHPRVLDADTVLQLDTTPGTITIYGAGVIGCEYASIFRNLDCKINLVNTRDKLLSFLDDEIIDALSYHLRDQGALIRHNEEYAKVVPFDDHVELHLKSGKVLKSEYLLWAQGRTGNTKGLGLENVELSTNSRLQLDVNENYQTSQPHIYAVGDVVGFPGLASASYDQGRFAAQHAVHGECNRRLVDNIPSGIWTSPEISCIGPTEKELTEKQIPYEVGHALFRSLARAQIVRCEVGMLKILFHRETHEILAIHCFGHQAAEIVHIGQAIMAQKNGANTLHYFADTTFNYPTMAEAYRVAALNGLNRL from the coding sequence ATGATGTACGACGTGGTGGTGATAGGAAGTGGCCCAGGCGGTGAAGGCGCGGCGATGACGGCCGCGAAGGCTGGGAAGAAGGTGGCGATTATCGACCGCTACAAAGAGGTCGGTGGTGGTTGTGTGCACTGGGGAACGATTCCGAGCAAGGTGCTGCGCCACGCGGTGATGGAGTACGTGGATTTCCGGAAGAATCCGCTCTTCCAGAGTCATATCGAGAATCTGAACGTCACGTTCCCACAGCTTCTCGGAGCGGCCGGGCGAGTGATTGAAAAACAATCGAGCCTACGTAAAAGATTTTATGAGCGAAACACCGTTCGCTTTATCGACGGACACGCCCGATTTGTGGACCCGAACACCGTTGAGGTGATGAGTGACGAGAACGTCATCGAGCGTGTGACCGGAAAGAAATTTGTGATTGCGGTGGGAACTAAACCCTATCGTCCTTCCGATGTGGATTTCAAACATCCGCGAGTTTTGGACGCCGACACGGTGCTTCAGCTGGACACGACTCCAGGCACGATCACCATTTACGGTGCGGGTGTTATCGGTTGTGAGTACGCGTCGATCTTCAGGAATCTCGACTGCAAGATTAACCTGGTCAACACGCGCGACAAGCTCCTTAGCTTCCTCGATGACGAGATTATTGATGCGCTGAGCTACCATCTTCGCGATCAGGGCGCGCTGATTCGGCATAATGAAGAGTACGCCAAAGTGGTGCCTTTTGATGACCACGTGGAGCTTCATCTCAAGTCAGGCAAAGTGCTCAAGAGTGAGTATCTGCTTTGGGCTCAGGGGCGCACTGGCAATACCAAGGGGCTTGGGCTTGAGAATGTGGAGCTCTCTACGAACTCGAGATTGCAGCTCGACGTTAATGAGAATTACCAGACCTCACAGCCGCATATCTACGCCGTGGGCGATGTGGTGGGCTTTCCGGGGCTTGCTTCGGCGAGTTACGATCAGGGGCGTTTTGCGGCGCAACATGCGGTGCATGGGGAGTGCAATCGGCGTCTTGTGGACAACATTCCATCAGGGATTTGGACCAGTCCGGAGATCTCTTGCATTGGGCCGACCGAGAAGGAATTGACCGAAAAACAAATCCCCTATGAAGTCGGACACGCCCTCTTCCGAAGCCTCGCCCGCGCCCAGATTGTGCGCTGTGAGGTTGGGATGCTCAAGATTCTCTTCCACCGCGAGACGCATGAGATCTTGGCGATTCACTGTTTTGGGCATCAGGCGGCCGAGATCGTACACATTGGACAGGCGATCATGGCCCAGAAGAACGGCGCGAATACGCTTCACTATTTTGCGGATACCACGTTCAACTATCCAACCATGGCCGAGGCCTACCGTGTGGCCGCGCTGAACGGGCTTAATCGGCTTTAG
- a CDS encoding TVP38/TMEM64 family protein → MKWLKFTGLVIFLGAALILIQFWGLPALSNHALIEEKLVELGLLGPLIYVVGYAILIVLTAPGTVITLIGGAVFPLHIAFALVIIGAMIGATLSFFIARYLGRDAVNEVLGSEGRVGQWTSKINDLMTTRGLMAVAYLRMAYVPFVVLNYLAPLSGIRFRDFFWGTLLGILPGTFVFVFMGSAIRQAWQAGDLSELVSARSAVALALFALSLALPWVLNRLKKRTKAD, encoded by the coding sequence ATGAAATGGCTTAAATTCACCGGTCTGGTCATCTTCCTTGGCGCCGCCCTCATTCTGATCCAGTTCTGGGGGCTTCCCGCACTTAGCAACCACGCCCTGATCGAAGAAAAGCTCGTCGAGCTAGGCCTACTCGGCCCACTCATCTACGTGGTCGGCTACGCCATACTTATCGTGCTCACCGCTCCTGGGACTGTGATTACGCTGATCGGCGGCGCTGTCTTCCCGCTCCATATCGCGTTTGCACTGGTGATCATCGGGGCAATGATCGGGGCGACATTGTCCTTCTTTATCGCACGCTATCTCGGCCGCGACGCGGTCAACGAGGTCCTCGGCTCCGAAGGCAGAGTGGGCCAGTGGACCAGTAAGATCAACGACCTCATGACCACTCGGGGGCTCATGGCAGTAGCGTACCTGAGGATGGCCTACGTTCCCTTCGTAGTGCTCAACTACTTGGCACCACTGAGCGGCATCAGATTCCGAGACTTCTTCTGGGGAACGCTCCTCGGAATCCTCCCCGGCACGTTTGTCTTTGTGTTCATGGGGAGCGCTATCAGGCAGGCGTGGCAAGCCGGAGACTTGAGCGAACTGGTATCTGCGCGCAGTGCCGTAGCGCTTGCGTTGTTCGCGCTAAGCCTCGCCCTTCCCTGGGTCCTGAACCGGTTGAAGAAACGGACTAAAGCCGATTAA
- a CDS encoding OmpA family protein yields MIKKIILSLLAISLSACGISEDVHNAVVKDLENTRMQLAETQQEKEQNEAALNQKIAELEGRIAELETKETQLSAEIADARAELSMYEDKTGGLEKALAATKTELDELRKQKVLQEKRLAEYRKLTEQLASMVKTGKLQVKIRNGNMVLQLSNNILFESGKTDVKKEGQDALTELAGILATIQNRKFLVAGHTDNVPISSGRFKSNWELSTARAVNVVTYLQEAGVSPNAMAAAGYGEFDPVADNSTDDGKAANRRIEIILLPNLDELPKLPKEVLEG; encoded by the coding sequence ATGATCAAGAAGATTATTCTTTCATTGCTCGCAATCTCTTTGAGCGCCTGTGGCATCAGCGAAGATGTGCACAACGCGGTAGTCAAAGATCTCGAAAACACGCGCATGCAGCTCGCGGAAACCCAGCAGGAAAAAGAGCAAAACGAGGCAGCGCTCAATCAAAAAATCGCGGAACTCGAAGGACGAATCGCCGAGCTCGAAACCAAAGAAACACAACTCTCGGCCGAGATCGCTGATGCTCGAGCCGAGCTCTCTATGTACGAAGATAAGACGGGTGGCCTCGAGAAAGCTCTTGCGGCAACCAAAACGGAACTCGACGAGCTGCGCAAACAAAAAGTGCTTCAAGAGAAGCGACTCGCCGAGTACCGAAAACTCACCGAACAGCTCGCGAGCATGGTCAAAACCGGAAAGCTCCAGGTCAAAATCCGCAACGGAAATATGGTCCTTCAGCTCTCCAACAATATCCTCTTTGAGTCCGGAAAAACCGACGTCAAAAAGGAAGGACAAGACGCGCTCACCGAGCTCGCCGGCATCCTTGCGACCATTCAAAACCGCAAGTTCTTGGTCGCTGGTCACACCGATAATGTGCCGATTTCTTCCGGGCGGTTTAAGTCGAACTGGGAGCTCTCCACGGCACGCGCGGTCAACGTCGTGACCTACCTGCAAGAGGCTGGCGTCTCGCCAAATGCCATGGCTGCTGCAGGCTACGGCGAATTTGACCCGGTCGCGGATAACAGCACGGATGATGGCAAAGCGGCTAATCGTCGTATCGAAATCATCCTCCTTCCGAACCTCGACGAGCTCCCGAAGCTTCCAAAAGAAGTCCTCGAGGGGTAA